The Flavobacterium piscisymbiosum genome includes a region encoding these proteins:
- the trpS gene encoding tryptophan--tRNA ligase, with translation MAKILTGVQSTGTPHLGNLLGAIIPAIELSNDPANESFLFIADLHSITQIKDGKTLRENTFSVAAAWLAFGLDIDRVTFYRQSDVTQTTELTWYLSCFFPFQRLTLAHSFKDKADRLDDVNAGLFSYPMLMAADILLYDAEFVPVGKDQLQHLEITRDVASRFNHQMGETFVIPEAKIQEDSKLIPGTNGGKMSKSANNIINIFLDDKTLRKQVMSIETDSTPLEDPKNPDTCNAFAIYSLLATEAQIAEMRANYLGGNYGYGHAKQALFELITEKFKTEREKYNYYINNLDEVDALLKKGATKASIIADGVLAKVREVLGFSK, from the coding sequence ATGGCAAAAATACTTACTGGTGTTCAGAGTACTGGAACGCCACACTTAGGCAATTTATTGGGAGCAATTATTCCAGCAATCGAATTATCAAACGATCCTGCAAACGAATCTTTTTTGTTTATCGCTGATTTACATTCGATTACACAAATCAAAGATGGCAAAACTTTGCGAGAAAACACTTTTAGTGTAGCTGCGGCATGGCTTGCTTTTGGATTAGATATTGATCGTGTTACATTTTACAGACAATCTGATGTAACCCAAACCACTGAATTAACCTGGTATCTAAGTTGCTTTTTCCCATTTCAAAGACTGACTTTAGCGCATTCTTTCAAAGACAAAGCAGATCGTTTAGACGATGTAAACGCTGGTTTGTTCTCTTATCCAATGTTGATGGCAGCTGATATTTTGCTTTATGATGCCGAATTTGTACCGGTTGGAAAAGACCAGCTGCAACACTTAGAAATCACTCGTGACGTTGCTTCCCGTTTTAATCACCAAATGGGCGAAACTTTTGTAATTCCGGAAGCTAAAATTCAGGAAGACAGCAAATTGATTCCGGGAACAAACGGCGGAAAAATGAGTAAATCTGCTAATAATATTATCAATATTTTCCTTGACGATAAAACATTGCGCAAGCAGGTTATGAGCATAGAAACAGATAGTACTCCGCTCGAAGATCCTAAAAATCCTGATACTTGTAATGCATTTGCAATTTATTCATTACTAGCAACTGAAGCTCAAATTGCCGAAATGAGAGCGAATTATTTAGGCGGAAATTACGGTTACGGTCACGCCAAACAAGCTTTGTTTGAATTGATTACAGAAAAATTTAAAACCGAAAGAGAAAAATACAATTACTATATCAACAACCTTGACGAAGTTGATGCTTTACTGAAAAAAGGTGCTACGAAAGCTTCAATTATTGCTGATGGAGTTTTAGCAAAAGTGCGCGAAGTACTTGGTTTTAGTAAATAA
- a CDS encoding GxxExxY protein produces the protein MTENEISSIIIGLAIEIHKKLGPGLLENAYQECLHYKIKQRGLLVEKEKAMPLIFEEVKLDCGYRIDLLVENKLIIEIKSVELLTVNHLAQTLTYLKLGNYKLGLLINFNETLLKNGIRRVVNNL, from the coding sequence ATGACAGAAAATGAAATATCGAGCATAATAATTGGACTTGCAATAGAAATTCATAAAAAACTTGGGCCAGGTTTACTAGAAAATGCTTATCAGGAATGCCTTCATTATAAGATTAAACAACGTGGACTTCTTGTAGAAAAAGAAAAAGCAATGCCATTAATTTTTGAAGAAGTAAAACTAGACTGCGGTTATCGTATTGATCTACTTGTTGAAAATAAATTGATAATCGAAATTAAAAGCGTAGAATTACTCACCGTAAATCACTTAGCACAAACTCTAACCTACTTAAAACTTGGAAATTATAAACTAGGTTTACTTATAAACTTTAACGAAACTCTACTAAAAAACGGAATTAGAAGAGTGGTCAATAATCTATAA
- a CDS encoding lysophospholipid acyltransferase family protein, producing MKGIKIVFWVLWRIWFYILMAIPILIMLPFLLISIISESGYPYFFRMARIWAKFILFGMGFYYKVEREQKLIKNTSYMIVANHTSMTDIMLTLAVIRNPFVFVGKKELSKIPLFGFFYKRTCILVDRNSSKSKNEVFKRAQDRLSQGLSICIFPEGGVPDDESILLDEFKDGAFRLAIEHQIPIVPIVFADNKERFSYTFLSGSPGKMRVKILPFVETKGLTSENRKTLRDEVRQMIYKGLLQFKKEKSKE from the coding sequence ATGAAAGGAATTAAAATTGTTTTTTGGGTTTTGTGGCGCATTTGGTTTTATATTTTAATGGCCATTCCGATATTGATTATGCTGCCGTTTTTGCTTATTTCTATTATATCTGAAAGCGGATATCCCTATTTCTTTAGAATGGCCCGCATTTGGGCTAAATTTATCCTTTTTGGGATGGGTTTTTATTATAAAGTAGAACGCGAACAGAAACTTATTAAAAATACCAGCTATATGATCGTAGCAAATCATACTTCAATGACAGATATTATGCTTACGCTGGCTGTGATTCGAAATCCTTTTGTATTTGTTGGAAAAAAAGAACTTTCGAAGATTCCGTTGTTTGGTTTTTTCTATAAAAGAACTTGTATTTTGGTCGATAGAAATTCATCGAAAAGTAAAAATGAAGTTTTCAAAAGAGCTCAGGACAGATTAAGCCAAGGTCTAAGTATTTGTATTTTCCCCGAAGGCGGAGTTCCGGATGATGAATCTATTTTGCTGGATGAGTTTAAAGATGGCGCTTTTCGTTTGGCAATAGAACATCAAATTCCGATTGTTCCTATTGTTTTTGCTGATAATAAAGAACGATTCTCTTATACTTTTTTAAGCGGAAGCCCTGGCAAAATGCGAGTGAAAATTTTACCTTTCGTAGAAACAAAAGGATTGACAAGCGAAAACCGAAAAACGCTTCGTGATGAAGTGAGACAGATGATTTACAAAGGTTTACTTCAGTTTAAGAAAGAAAAGAGTAAAGAGTAA
- the recA gene encoding recombinase RecA, which produces MSSEKEAKLKALQLTLDKLDKTYGKGTVMKMGDKAIIEVETISSGSLGVDLALGVNGYPRGRIIEIYGPESSGKTTLTLHAIAEAQKAGGIAAFIDAEHAFDRNYAEKLGVDIENLIISQPDNGEQALEIAENLIRSGAIDIVVIDSVAALTPKSEIEGEMGDSKMGLHARLMSQALRKLTGTISKTNCTVFFINQLREKIGVMFGNPETTTGGNALKFYASVRIDIRRSSQIKDGENVIGNRTKVKIVKNKVAPPFKTAEFDIMYGEGVSKTGEILDLAVEFEIVKKAGSWFSYGDTKLGQGRDAVKALIKDNPELADELEAKIKAHIKELASA; this is translated from the coding sequence ATGAGTTCAGAGAAAGAAGCCAAATTAAAAGCGCTACAACTTACGCTTGACAAACTAGATAAAACGTACGGAAAAGGAACCGTAATGAAAATGGGCGATAAAGCCATTATAGAAGTTGAAACTATTTCTTCAGGTTCTCTTGGTGTTGATTTAGCTCTTGGAGTAAACGGTTATCCTAGAGGAAGAATTATAGAAATTTACGGTCCGGAATCTTCTGGAAAAACTACTTTAACATTACACGCAATTGCTGAAGCTCAAAAAGCGGGCGGAATTGCTGCTTTTATAGATGCTGAACATGCTTTTGATAGAAACTATGCTGAAAAATTAGGCGTTGATATCGAAAACTTAATCATTTCTCAACCAGATAACGGGGAGCAAGCATTAGAAATTGCTGAAAACTTAATTCGTTCAGGAGCAATTGATATTGTGGTAATTGACTCTGTTGCTGCATTGACTCCAAAAAGTGAAATCGAAGGTGAAATGGGAGATTCTAAAATGGGTCTTCATGCACGTTTGATGTCTCAGGCTTTGAGAAAATTAACAGGAACAATTAGCAAAACAAATTGTACTGTTTTCTTCATCAACCAGTTGAGAGAGAAAATTGGAGTTATGTTTGGTAATCCTGAAACTACAACGGGTGGTAACGCATTGAAATTCTACGCTTCAGTACGTATCGATATTCGTCGTTCTTCTCAAATAAAAGATGGTGAGAATGTTATTGGTAACAGAACCAAAGTTAAAATCGTGAAAAACAAAGTGGCTCCGCCTTTTAAAACTGCCGAATTCGACATTATGTACGGAGAAGGAGTTTCTAAAACCGGAGAAATTCTTGATTTAGCGGTTGAATTTGAAATCGTTAAAAAAGCAGGATCTTGGTTTAGCTACGGAGATACAAAATTAGGACAAGGTCGTGATGCTGTAAAAGCCTTAATAAAAGATAATCCTGAATTAGCAGATGAATTAGAAGCTAAAATCAAAGCACATATCAAAGAATTAGCAAGCGCTTAA